One genomic window of Solanum dulcamara chromosome 12, daSolDulc1.2, whole genome shotgun sequence includes the following:
- the LOC129877407 gene encoding nascent polypeptide-associated complex subunit alpha-like protein: protein MTAQSQEEILAAHLEQQKIESEEPIIEDEDDEDEDDEDEDDKDEDDVEGGSGRSKQSRSEKKSRKAMIKLGMKPIPGVSRVTVKKSKSILFVISKPDVFKSPASDTYIIFGEAKIEDLSSQLQSQAAEQFKAPNLSNVISKPEPSTVAQDDEDDVDETGVEPKDIELVMTQAGVSRAKAVKALKAANGDIVSAIMELTN from the exons ATGACTGCTCAATCTCAAGAAGAGATCCTAGCCGCTCATCTCGAACAACAGAAGATTGAG TCTGAGGAGCCGATTATTGAGGATGAAGACGATGAGGATGAagatgatgaggatgaggatgacaaagatgaagatgatgttgAAG GGGGTAGTGGTAGGTCAAAACAAAGCAGGAGCGAGAAGAAGAGCCGAAAAGCTATGATCAAGCTCGGAATGAAGCCAATCCCAGGGGTCAGCCGTGTCACTGTCAAAAAGAGCAAGAGT ATTCTATTTGTCATCTCGAAACCGGACGTTTTCAAGAGCCCTGCATCAGacacatatattatatttggtGAGGCAAAGATTGAGGACTTGAGCTCTCAACTGCAGTCTCAGGCTGCAGAGCAGTTCAAGGCACCTAATTTGAGCAATGTGATATCAAAGCCCGAGCCATCAACGGTGGCTCAGGATGATGAGGATGATGTAGATGAGACTGGCGTAGAACCCAAGGATATCGAGCTGGTGATGACTCAAGCAGGTGTCTCCAGAGCAAAAGCTGTCAAAGCTCTCAAGGCTGCAAATGGTGATATTGTCTCTGCCATTATGGAACTTACAAACTAG
- the LOC129876325 gene encoding calmodulin-binding protein 25, with protein MASSNNLMTMEPWAFRSAFGDSWFSDVFNRETETLTKVLQKSVFPEPETETTNPVQTSTGSGRTVSGGSENETIGPNRRSKVGVRGKITKRKSRASRRNTTTYITADVDNFRHMVQQVTGVRFGGDGDGQLPVAHVLKPEPQRVVNRLQPGCFLPTLDTSAFLLDHVTGQSLEPMPAPPQTAADVVVDGGSCGYDFSSFSGFPTLESFMENSNVV; from the coding sequence ATGGCTTCTTCTAACAATTTAATGACTATGGAGCCATGGGCTTTTCGTTCTGCTTTTGGTGATTCTTGGTTTTCCGACGTATTCAACAGAGAAACTGAAACATTAACCAAAGTCCTCCAAAAATCTGTCTTTCCGGAACCGGAGACGGAGACGACAAACCCGGTTCAGACTTCGACAGGATCCGGTCGGACCGTTTCCGGCGGGTCGGAGAACGAAACGATCGGTCCAAACCGGCGGAGTAAAGTCGGAGTGAGAGGGAAGATAACTAAGAGGAAGTCACGTGCTTCGAGGAGGAATACGACGACGTATATAACTGCTGACGTGGATAATTTCCGGCATATGGTGCAGCAGGTGACCGGCGTTAGGTTCGGCGGCGACGGCGACGGACAGCTTCCGGTTGCTCATGTACTAAAACCTGAACCTCAGCGTGTTGTTAACCGGCTACAGCCTGGCTGCTTTTTGCCAACTCTCGACACGTCAGCTTTTTTACTGGACCACGTCACCGGACAATCGTTGGAACCTATGCCGGCGCCACCTCAGACGGCGGCGGATGTGGTGGTTGACGGTGGCTCATGTGGATATGACTTTAGCTCTTTTTCTGGGTTTCCTACCCTTGAGTCATTCATGGAAAACAGCAATGTAGTTTAA